In the Parasteatoda tepidariorum isolate YZ-2023 chromosome 3, CAS_Ptep_4.0, whole genome shotgun sequence genome, one interval contains:
- the LOC107440300 gene encoding zinc finger protein 585A, translating into MIMNKHSFVHTGDRPYSCSICKKSFSQKANLTQHSLVHSGDKPYSCSECNKNFSLKSHLIRHSRVHTGEKPYSCSICYKSFSQKSVLTTHGRLHTSEKPYSCSKCNKSFLHKSNLTSHSRVHTGEKPYSCSICNKSFSQKGILSRHCLVHTGEKPYSCSICNQNFSVKTNLTKHRRVHTREKPFSCCICNKSHSQKSSLTSHSRVHTGEKPYSCSICNKSYSRKSSLTSHSRVHTGEKPYSCIICNLSFSXHFENIMNTHTGEKPYSCSICNKSFSQKSDLNAHGRVHTGEKPYSCSICNKSFSQKSNLTSHRRVHTGEKPYSCIICNLSFSERRSLNKHSRVHTGEKPYSCIFKDDLNIDFTKQNEQPELLRQLALEVINNILPGALVVYTDGNKSDSGSTGSGVFMRTGEGEFNRRLRNLDHASVFRSELIAINEALSLAMDSGVPDIWILTDSKSSIQYMKNWPRNDIADRLAKEGGELATPRSSKLLVSEVHSLKLARVNSAWKHPPDHDWYVVKCPGLSLQCTCPRFAQIALSRLRTGHIKCLTFRAMEKTYAYCPCSAIASASHLLDCIGASMRQLMSDGETVYDLLMRHDLLDLMIMNTHSFVHTGDKPYSCSKCNKNFSCKSHLIRHSRVHTGEKPYSCSICNKSFSRKSGLTTHSRLHTSEKPYCCSICNKKFSLKGHLTTHSRVHTGEKPYSCSICYKSFSVKGSLKRHNLVHTGEKPYSCSICYKSFSLKNNLTGHSRVHTGEKPYSCSICNMGFSQKSTLTIHSRTHTGEKPYSCSICNKSFSHRGHLTRHNLVHTGEKPYSCSICYKSFSLKNNLTGHSRVHTGDKPYSCSICNKSFSLKSHLKKHNRVHTDDKPYSCSVCNKSFSEKGHLKEHSHVHSGEKLFSCSKCNKSFSRKSYLKKHNRVHTGYKPYSCSICNIGFSQKSTLSIHSRTHTGEKPYSCSICNMGFSQKGTLSIHSRTHTGEKPYSCSLCHKSFSHKLSLNQHSLFHIGDKPYSCSICNKSFSQKGSLKTHSLVHTGEKPYSCSLCNKSFSLKGNLKKHSCVHTGKKLYSCSLCHKSFSHKLSLNQHNLFHIGDKPYSCCICNKSFSHRGHLTRHNLVHTGEKPYSCSICNKSFSDKGSLKSHSRVHTGEKPYSCSLCNKSFSRKSNLTGHSRVHTGEKPYSCSICNKSFSHKSHFTRHSRVHTGEKPYSCSICNKSFSHKSHLTRHSRVHTGEKPYS; encoded by the exons gaagccgtattcttgtagtatatgttataagagtttttcacaaaaaagtgtTCTCACTACACATGGTCGTCTTCATACcagtgagaaaccttattcttgcagtaaatgtaataagagttttttacataaaagtaaTCTGACCAGTCACAGTCGTGTTCATAcaggtgagaagccttattcttgtagtatatgtaataagagtttttcacaaaaaggtATTCTGTCACGCCACTGTCtcgttcatactggtgagaagccttattcttgtagcatatgtaatcaaaatttttcagtaaaaacaaatttgaccAAACACAGGCGTGTTCATACTCGGGAGAAACCTTTTTCTTGttgtatatgtaataagagtcaTTCACAAAAAAGTAGTCTGACAAGTcacagtcgtgttcatactggtgagaagccttattcttgtagtatatgtaataagagttatTCACGAAAAAGTAGTCTGACAAGTcacagtcgtgttcatactggtgagaaaccttattcttgtattatttgtaatttaagtttttcagaNcactttgaaaatataatgaatactcatactggagagaaaccttattcttgtagtatatgtaataagagtttttcacaaaaaagtgaTCTCAATGCACAcggtcgtgttcatactggtgagaaaccttattcttgtagtatatgtaataagagtttttcacaaaaaagtaatCTGACCAGTCAccgtcgtgttcatactggtgagaaaccttattcttgtattatttgtaatttaagtttttcagaAAGAAGGAGTCTGAATAaacacagtcgtgttcatactggtgagaagccttattcttgta TTTTTAAGGATGACTTAAATATCGATTTTACCAAGCAAAATGAACAACCGGAGTTGCTACGTCAGCTGGCTCTCGAGGTAATCAATAATATCCTTCCCGGAGCCTTGGTCGTCTATACGGACGGAAACAAGTCTGACTCCGGTAGCACCGGCAGTGGTGTTTTTATGAGGACAGGCGAAGGAGAGTTCAACCGCCGACTTAGAAACCTGGACCATGCCTCAGTCTTTCGATCAGAGTTAATTGCCATAAATGAGGCCTTGAGCCTAGCCATGGACTCTGGCGTACCTGACATATGGATATTAACGGATAGCAAGAGTTCAATTCAATATATGAAGAACTGGCCAA GGAATGACATTGCTGATCGGCTTGCCAAGGAAGGGGGTGAACTTGCTACTCCCCGTTCCTCTAAACTACTAGTGTCTGAGGTTCACTCCCTGAAGTTAGCTAGGGTAAATTCAGCGTGGAAGCACCCACCAGATCATGATTGGTATGTCGTCAAATGCCCCGGATTATCCCTGCAGTGCACTTGTCCTAGATTTGCTCAAATAGCTTTGTCAAGACTTAGGACCGGCCATATAAAGTGTTTGACCTTCAGAGCGATGGAAAAGACTTATGCCTATTGTCCTTGCTCGGCCATCGCTTCTGCATCTCATCTTCTGGATTGCATTGGTGCCTCTATGAGGCAACTGATGAGTGATGGAGAGACTGTCTATGACTTGCTGATGCGACATGATCTTCTGGACTTG atgattatgaatacaCACAGTTTTGTTCATACTGGTGacaagccttattcttgtagtaaatgtaataagaatttttcatgtaaaagtCATTTGATCAGacacagtcgtgttcatactggtgagaaaccgtattcttgtagtatatgtaataagagtttttcacgaAAAAGTGGTCTCACTACACATAGTCGTCTTCATACCAGTGAGAAACCTTATtgttgtagtatatgtaataaaaaattttcactgaaaGGTCATCTCACTACacacagtcgtgttcatactggtgagaagcccTATTCTTGTAGCATATGCTATAAGAGTTTTTCAGTAAAAGGTAGTCTGAAAAGACACAAtcttgttcatactggtgagaagcccTATTCTTGTAGCATATGCTATAAGAgtttttcactgaaaaataaTCTGACAGGacacagtcgtgttcatactggtgaaaagccttattcttgtagtatatgtaatatgggtttttcacaaaaaagtactCTGACTATACACAGTCGTactcatactggtgagaaaccttattcttgtagtatatgtaataagagtttttcacacAGAGGTCATCTGACACGACACAATCTTGTTCATACAGGTGAGAAGCCCTATTCTTGTAGCATATGCTATAAGAgtttttcactgaaaaataaTCTGACAGGACACAgccgtgttcatactggtgataagccttattcttgtagtatatgtaataaaagtttttcactaAAAAGTCATCTGAAGAAACACAATCGTGTTCATACAGATGataagccttattcttgtagtgtatGTAATAAAAGCTTTTCAGAAAAAGGTCATCTGAAAGAACACAGTCATGTTCATTCTGGAGAGAAGCTTTTTTCTTGTAGtaaatgtaataagagtttttcacgaAAAAGTTATCTGAAGAAACACaatcgtgttcatactggttataagccttattcttgtagtatatgtaatataGGTTTTTCCCAAAAAAGTACTTTGTCTATACACAGTCGTactcatactggtgagaaaccttattcttgtagtatatgtaatatgGGTTTTTCACAAAAAGGTACTTTGTCTATACACAGTCGTactcatactggtgagaagccttattcttgcaGTTTATGtcataagagtttttcacaCAAACTGAGTCTGAATCAACACAGTCTTTTTCATATTGGTGataagccttattcttgtagtatatgtaataagagtttttctcaaaaaggtAGTCTAAAAACACACAGccttgttcatactggtgagaagccttattcttgcagtttatgtaataaaagtttttcattaaaaggtaATTTGAAAAAACACAGTTGTGTTCATACTGGTAAGAAGCTTTATTCTTGCAGTTTATGTCATAAGAGTTTTTCGCACAAACTGAGTCTGAATCAACACAATCTTTTTCATATTGGTGATAAGCCTTATTCTTGttgtatatgtaataagagtttttcacacAGAGGTCATCTGACACGACACAATCTTGTTCATACAGGTGAGAAGCcctattcttgtagtatatgtaataagagtttttctgACAAAGGTAGTCTGAAAAGTcacagtcgtgttcatactggtgaaaagccttattcttgcagtttatgtaataaaagtttttcacgcAAAAGTAACCTGACAGGACACAGCCGTGTGCATACTGGGGAGAAACCTTATTcctgtagtatatgtaataagagtttttcacataAAAGTCATTTCACAAGacacagtcgtgttcatactggtgagaagccttattcctgtagtatatgtaataagagtttttcacataAAAGTCATCTCACAAGacacagtcgtgttcatactggtgagaagccttattcttag